From one Perca fluviatilis chromosome 10, GENO_Pfluv_1.0, whole genome shotgun sequence genomic stretch:
- the sil1 gene encoding nucleotide exchange factor SIL1, producing the protein MQLMSSRAGGSALLLLLLLLLRCCHIASTRGHKSDSALAVMENTGGGDEEEEVTVEEDEGDLEVVQPTGEWQTLQPGQAVPAGSHVRLNLQTGQREVRLGEEQLKYWTQEHRETEESRSSFSPTELKRAMKKIKEDMNPASKDQQQTFRPLEELKRDMAQLDLLVETDVQIMRRLLESFNSSESTTEQKLSVLMELEYLVHQVDNAQTLCSMGGLQLLLEGLNSSDFRLQQSCAFVLGSAVSSNPLVQVKAMESGALQTLLTMLATAQPLPVTKKVLFAVASLLRNFPYAQRHFLSHGGLQVLSELFRADGGGLLRTRIVTMLYDMISEKELISQAGLDLGLDAAHEERLRQYSAVSLQGELREKGWCSLVPLLLESTEHDYREKALRALLAMAPVCLDQYRSDGSLLGSLLSLREQYLEMVQSEMIVGEENGYFGEIVELIHALQVKIK; encoded by the exons ATGCAGCTGATGTCCAGCAGGGCCGGAGGATCGgctctcctgctgctgctgctgctgctgctgcgctgctgtCACATAGCCAGCACCCGCGGACACAAG tctgacTCTGCCTTAGCTGTGATGGAGAATACAGGAGGaggtgatgaagaggaggaggtgacAGTGGAGGAAGATGAAGGAGATTTAGAGGTGGTCCAACCTACTGGGGAGTGGCAGACTCTGCAGccag gccagGCAGTGCCAGCAGGTTCCCATGTGAGGCTGAATCTGCAGACAGGTCAGAGGGAGGTCCGACTGGGAGAAGAGCAGCTAAAATACTGGACCCAGGAACACAG agagacagaagagagccGGTCCTCCTTCAGTCCCACTGAGCTCAAACGGGCCATGAAGAAGATAAAGGAGGACATGAACCCCGCAAGCAAAGACCAGCAGCAG ACATTTCGTCCTCTGGAGGAACTAAAGAGGGACATGGCTCAGCTGGACCTGCTGGTAGAGACGGATGTTCAG ATAATGAGGCGCCTGCTGGAAAGCTTTAACAGCAGTGAGTCGACTACAGAGCAGAAACTGAGTGTCCTGATGGAGCTGGAGTACCTGGTGCATCag gtggatAATGCCCAGACTCTGTGTTCGATGGGGGGTCTGCAGCTTCTGCTGGAGGGTCTGAACAGCTCTGACTTCAGACTGCAGCAGAGCTGTGCCTTTGTCCTGGGATCTGCTGTGTCCAG TAACCCGCTGGTCCAGGTGAAGGCCATGGAGAGCGGCGCTCTGCAGACGCTCCTCACCATGCTGGCCACAGCACAGCCACTGCCAGTCACAAAGAAG GTTCTCTTTGCAGTGGCCTCCCTCTTACGTAACTTCCCTTACGCGCAGCGCCACTTCCTGTCCCATGGAGGGCTGCAGGTCCTATCCGAGCTGTTCAGGGCAGATGGGGGGGGACTCCTGCGTACACGCATAGTCACCATGTTATACGACATGATCAGTGAGAAG GAGCTGATCTCTCAGGCCGGCCTGGACCTGGGGCTGGACGCCGCCCACGAGGAGCGGCTGCGTCAGTACTCGGCCGTGTCACTGCAGGGGGAGTTGCGGGAGAAGGGCTGGTGCAGTCTGGTGCCTCTGTTGCTGGAGTCCACGGAGCACGACTACCGAGAGAAG GCTCTGCGGGCCTTGTTGGCGATGGCTCCCGTGTGTTTGGATCAGTACCGCTCGGACGGCTCTCTGCTGGGCTCCCTGCTCTCTCTCAGAGAACAGTACCTGGAAATGGTCCAGTCAGAAATGATTGTAGGAGAGGAGAACGGCTACTTTGGAGAGATAGTAGAACTTATACATGCTCTACAAGTCAAAATAAAATGA